A genome region from Maridesulfovibrio salexigens DSM 2638 includes the following:
- a CDS encoding DnaA N-terminal domain-containing protein, whose product MNSNVWSSIKKKLLVRINPVLVRVWVEPLTARYEDGVVQLTAPNEFVMNWVQEHLLDRIKDAAQEVLETKVGVTIDLESGKAGNPREFISDVTAYYAAEEILASINRLTGIVRSLRPVDFDEADFEVEATEVMPELEAQTFDSILDAVLEAFAVSFRDLMMQANDHAVLARRALYYLCFRYGIPAEEVALNMDCTVSEVRKGAQVLESEISEAIDNGEDLDELLLRIFQK is encoded by the coding sequence ATGAATTCCAATGTATGGAGCTCCATAAAGAAAAAGCTTCTTGTACGCATTAATCCTGTGTTGGTCAGGGTTTGGGTGGAACCTTTGACTGCACGCTATGAAGATGGCGTAGTTCAGCTGACCGCACCTAATGAGTTTGTAATGAACTGGGTGCAGGAACATTTGCTGGATCGCATTAAGGATGCCGCGCAGGAAGTACTTGAGACCAAGGTCGGGGTAACCATTGATTTGGAAAGCGGAAAAGCGGGCAACCCACGGGAATTCATTTCCGATGTTACTGCTTATTACGCAGCAGAAGAAATTCTGGCCAGCATCAACAGGCTGACCGGGATTGTACGAAGTTTGAGGCCGGTGGATTTTGATGAGGCTGATTTTGAAGTCGAAGCCACTGAAGTTATGCCCGAACTGGAAGCACAGACATTTGATTCCATCCTTGATGCTGTGCTTGAAGCTTTTGCGGTTTCATTTCGTGACCTGATGATGCAGGCCAATGATCATGCTGTGCTTGCCCGTCGCGCTCTGTATTATCTCTGCTTCCGTTACGGTATCCCTGCCGAGGAAGTGGCCTTGAACATGGATTGCACGGTTTCCGAAGTGCGCAAGGGTGCGCAGGTTCTGGAAAGCGAAATTTCCGAAGCCATTGATAACGGCGAAGACCTCGACGAACTCCTCCTGAGGATCTTCCAAAAGTAG
- a CDS encoding NTP transferase domain-containing protein, which translates to MSGNTDKLNLSAAILAGGEGRRMGRTDKSCLEISGEKLVSRIIRSLEGIFSETFIITRTPENHPDLDVRLVGDLFESRSSLTGIHSALYHSRTDHVFITACDSPFLNRELISELLSRVEPDDDVVIPIHPDGFYEPLCAVYSKRCLPFIEENLKKNIFQIIRFFPQVKVKTVNTDLLAKKDHGLTTFININTPDELSRVREDLDNPTDRSGSGQNSFPHSIPRSAALKLIRKSIALPKSEYVPVTDCSGLVAAETLQSGISLPEHDRSAMDGFAVPSAFTAAASADIPIEMGFSGEVRPSCPVPEKCEEQAVRVLTGGIIPEGTDAVIPFENVQVGECSICISSPVREGDFIRKTGSDIMKGETIVNSGTVISPCDAALLAYAGIRSIPTYPLPKVAVMAVGNELCDPAQKTQCGLIPADNLILMKSLCYRYGIRDVRIAPCTNSPEAISEAVQANKDCRLIVTTGGTGPGNRDFVFNSIQQAGGIPIFKGLAMHPAKSVFAFSMDNSIVIGLPGPPNAVNLAFHTIVNPVINMLQAKTVTSTTSPAILTDALKGGRDREKLRPCRIFEDNGKILADPLLDKTFSPRKVMSLCNGIIILPADCGELPPQSVVQVIRL; encoded by the coding sequence ATGAGCGGAAATACAGACAAATTGAACTTGAGTGCAGCCATCTTAGCCGGTGGCGAAGGGCGACGCATGGGCAGGACCGATAAATCCTGCCTTGAAATTTCCGGTGAAAAACTGGTCAGCAGGATCATCCGCAGTCTTGAAGGTATTTTTTCGGAAACCTTTATCATTACCCGCACCCCGGAAAACCACCCGGACCTTGATGTACGGCTGGTTGGAGACCTGTTTGAATCACGTAGTTCACTGACCGGAATACATTCCGCGCTCTACCATTCCCGCACTGATCATGTGTTCATCACCGCCTGTGATTCACCATTCCTTAACCGGGAACTAATCAGCGAATTGCTGAGCAGGGTTGAACCGGATGACGATGTGGTGATTCCCATACACCCGGACGGCTTCTACGAACCACTCTGCGCTGTTTATTCAAAACGCTGCCTGCCGTTTATCGAAGAAAATCTGAAAAAGAATATATTTCAGATCATCCGCTTTTTCCCGCAGGTAAAGGTAAAAACCGTGAACACGGACTTGCTGGCAAAGAAAGATCATGGCCTGACAACTTTCATAAACATAAATACTCCTGATGAATTAAGCCGGGTCCGCGAAGATCTGGATAATCCTACAGACAGATCCGGCAGCGGACAGAACTCTTTCCCACACTCCATCCCGCGCAGTGCAGCTCTCAAACTTATCCGTAAAAGCATTGCCCTGCCAAAAAGCGAATACGTTCCTGTAACGGACTGTTCAGGACTAGTTGCCGCAGAAACCCTGCAATCGGGTATCTCCCTGCCTGAACATGACCGCTCGGCCATGGATGGATTTGCAGTACCCAGTGCATTCACTGCTGCTGCGTCCGCAGATATACCGATTGAGATGGGCTTTTCCGGGGAAGTTCGCCCCTCCTGTCCGGTACCGGAAAAATGCGAAGAACAGGCTGTCCGTGTCCTGACTGGCGGAATTATTCCCGAAGGCACCGATGCGGTCATACCCTTTGAGAACGTTCAGGTGGGGGAATGCTCCATCTGCATTAGCTCTCCGGTGCGCGAGGGGGATTTCATCCGCAAAACCGGATCGGATATTATGAAGGGTGAGACCATCGTCAATTCGGGCACTGTTATTTCGCCCTGTGACGCCGCTCTGCTGGCTTATGCCGGAATCCGCTCCATTCCAACTTACCCATTACCCAAAGTGGCTGTAATGGCCGTTGGCAATGAGCTGTGCGATCCGGCCCAGAAAACCCAGTGCGGCCTGATTCCGGCTGACAACCTCATCCTCATGAAATCCTTATGCTATCGTTACGGAATCCGTGATGTGCGCATTGCGCCCTGCACGAATTCTCCGGAAGCTATATCCGAAGCAGTGCAGGCCAATAAAGATTGCAGGCTGATCGTCACTACCGGTGGAACAGGTCCCGGCAACCGCGATTTTGTATTCAATTCCATCCAACAGGCCGGAGGAATACCTATTTTCAAAGGGCTGGCCATGCATCCGGCAAAATCAGTATTTGCATTCAGCATGGACAACTCAATTGTCATCGGACTGCCCGGCCCGCCCAATGCAGTGAATCTTGCCTTCCACACCATAGTCAATCCGGTAATCAATATGTTGCAGGCAAAAACGGTAACTTCCACCACGAGCCCGGCAATTCTTACCGATGCGCTGAAAGGTGGACGCGACCGGGAAAAACTACGTCCCTGCCGCATTTTTGAAGACAACGGGAAAATTTTAGCTGACCCTTTGCTCGATAAAACCTTTTCACCACGTAAGGTTATGAGCCTGTGTAACGGAATAATCATTCTTCCTGCGGACTGCGGAGAACTTCCTCCTCAGAGCGTTGTTCAAGTAATCCGTCTCTAA
- a CDS encoding PhoH family protein yields MGQKNFVLDTNVLIENPKCITALRNGVENNVHLPYTVITELDKLKRDPRIGHIVSQAVRSILKDDKISILSPDFAEKLGSLSPDDRILKETLNAPIDDPILVTNDRILQIKAGIHNLTWEEYKDSDPFRSDSQMYTGFVDEDETPYVNSFRWENGTPVFYGNKENKTISYTHEVWGVKPRNIYQNLALELMLNNEINLVSIQSEAGYGKTFLALASALYLALEKKDNPFEKVYLVKPIWEIGAKMGFLPGSVEEKMQPYVRYVRDLTVKLHEQRPANRIFMDTDSEKFRFNQKKFEILPIAYIRGMNLENCVVIIDEMQNMSRSEVRSLLTRMGEGVKCICLGDTRQVDNPYLNESNNGLNWVVKKLRDNKEYAHMVLKGERSRGPITDMVLKTGL; encoded by the coding sequence ATGGGACAGAAGAACTTCGTTCTGGACACCAACGTACTCATTGAAAACCCCAAATGCATCACCGCTCTGCGCAACGGAGTGGAAAACAACGTTCACCTCCCCTATACCGTCATTACCGAGCTGGATAAGCTCAAGCGTGACCCACGCATCGGACACATTGTTTCCCAAGCAGTAAGGTCCATTTTAAAAGACGACAAAATCTCTATCCTCTCCCCTGATTTTGCGGAAAAACTTGGCAGCCTGAGCCCGGATGACCGCATTCTCAAGGAAACACTCAACGCGCCCATTGATGATCCTATTTTGGTCACTAATGACCGCATCCTGCAAATCAAGGCAGGAATTCACAATCTAACATGGGAAGAATACAAGGATTCCGATCCGTTCCGCTCTGACTCCCAGATGTATACCGGATTTGTGGATGAAGACGAAACGCCCTATGTAAACAGCTTCCGCTGGGAAAACGGAACCCCGGTATTTTACGGTAACAAGGAGAACAAGACCATCTCCTACACCCATGAAGTCTGGGGAGTAAAACCGCGCAACATCTATCAGAACCTTGCACTTGAGCTGATGCTCAACAATGAAATCAACCTTGTCTCCATTCAATCAGAAGCCGGATACGGGAAGACATTTCTTGCTCTGGCATCCGCGCTATATCTGGCCCTTGAGAAAAAGGACAATCCCTTTGAAAAAGTCTATCTGGTGAAACCAATCTGGGAAATTGGAGCCAAAATGGGCTTCCTGCCCGGATCAGTGGAAGAAAAAATGCAGCCTTATGTTCGGTACGTACGTGACCTGACAGTAAAGCTGCACGAACAGCGTCCGGCCAACCGTATTTTCATGGATACGGACTCCGAAAAATTCCGCTTCAACCAGAAGAAATTTGAAATTCTGCCCATAGCATATATCCGGGGCATGAACCTTGAGAACTGCGTTGTCATCATTGATGAGATGCAGAACATGTCTCGTTCAGAAGTGCGCTCGCTGCTGACCCGTATGGGTGAAGGTGTTAAGTGCATTTGTCTCGGCGACACGCGACAGGTGGATAACCCCTATCTCAACGAAAGCAACAACGGTCTCAACTGGGTAGTTAAGAAGCTGCGCGACAATAAGGAATACGCGCACATGGTCCTTAAGGGCGAACGTTCGCGTGGACCTATTACCGACATGGTTTTGAAGACAGGTTTGTAA